The proteins below come from a single Staphylococcus sp. MI 10-1553 genomic window:
- the nhaC gene encoding Na+/H+ antiporter NhaC, with amino-acid sequence MEKKVKVKKDINVWYALLTLTIMIGAMLYTVVKLQQPPHLPLLIGTSVAIIITMAHGYRWEEVEEMMYKGIRHALPAVVIIMLVGLIIGAWIGSGVVAAMIYYGLKLISPTYFLAVVVVICGIVSLAIGSSWSTMATVGVASMGIGMSMGLSPGMVAGAVISGSYFGDKMSPLSDTTNLASGLTNVDLFEHIRHMFYTTIPGLIISLIIFFVMGQMYGSDHLEQQKIDTIMNGIQDAFVISPWLLLIPLIVIIAVAFKVPAIPAIVLGIVLGFFTQIFVQGDTLVNAVKVLQTGFTIDSGNKTIDELFNRGGLESMFYTISLTLVAMTFGGLLEYSGMLKALISVILKFAKNTGSLIASVIISCVGTNFSCSEQYISIIVPSRMYVSTFIDKGLHPKNLSRALEDGGTLTSVFAPWNTCGVFIFTTLGVSVSQYGPFAILNYIVPIISIIYGFTGFKIIKLSPAEKTYYQQQETTN; translated from the coding sequence ATGGAAAAGAAAGTCAAAGTTAAAAAAGATATCAATGTGTGGTACGCCTTGTTAACACTTACGATTATGATTGGCGCCATGCTATACACAGTCGTTAAGCTTCAACAGCCGCCACACCTTCCTTTATTGATTGGAACATCTGTTGCGATTATCATTACAATGGCGCACGGTTATCGTTGGGAAGAAGTAGAAGAAATGATGTATAAAGGGATTCGACATGCTCTACCGGCAGTGGTCATTATTATGCTAGTAGGTCTGATTATCGGTGCATGGATTGGTAGCGGAGTTGTTGCGGCAATGATTTACTACGGTTTAAAATTGATTTCCCCTACATATTTCTTAGCTGTTGTCGTGGTCATTTGTGGTATTGTATCGTTAGCAATCGGTAGTAGTTGGTCTACGATGGCGACGGTCGGTGTGGCATCAATGGGTATCGGTATGAGTATGGGCTTGTCACCAGGTATGGTCGCAGGTGCTGTGATATCCGGCTCATATTTTGGTGATAAAATGAGTCCGCTATCAGATACGACGAACCTTGCCTCAGGGTTAACGAATGTTGATTTATTTGAACATATTCGACACATGTTTTATACGACAATTCCAGGTCTTATTATTTCATTAATCATTTTCTTTGTGATGGGACAAATGTATGGCAGCGATCATTTAGAACAACAAAAAATTGATACGATTATGAACGGCATTCAAGATGCATTTGTCATTTCACCATGGTTGTTGTTAATACCCCTTATTGTCATCATTGCAGTCGCTTTTAAAGTGCCAGCCATTCCAGCAATTGTTTTAGGGATTGTGTTAGGATTCTTTACGCAAATTTTTGTGCAAGGTGATACACTTGTTAACGCGGTAAAAGTATTACAGACAGGTTTTACGATAGATTCAGGCAACAAAACGATTGATGAGTTATTTAATCGTGGCGGTCTTGAATCGATGTTCTATACGATTTCACTTACACTTGTTGCTATGACGTTTGGTGGCTTACTTGAATATTCTGGTATGTTAAAAGCACTGATTTCCGTCATATTAAAGTTTGCGAAAAATACAGGTTCATTGATTGCGTCTGTCATCATTTCATGTGTAGGGACGAACTTTTCTTGCTCTGAACAATATATTTCTATCATCGTGCCGTCTCGTATGTATGTCTCAACATTTATTGATAAAGGACTACACCCTAAAAATTTATCACGTGCATTAGAAGACGGGGGGACGTTGACATCTGTATTTGCCCCTTGGAATACATGTGGTGTGTTTATCTTTACTACATTAGGCGTTTCTGTCAGTCAATATGGACCATTTGCGATATTGAACTATATTGTGCCGATCATTTCGATTATTTACGGCTTTACAGGTTTTAAAATTATTAAATTGTCGCCAGCAGAAAAAACGTATTATCAACAACAAGAAACGACTAATTAA
- a CDS encoding thiol-disulfide oxidoreductase DCC family protein — protein sequence MPIVYYDDRCIYCYNYAIWLIRHGLSRSYQFVPLKSTAGEALKKAHPEVLEYNSVVLQEGDHLTFQSTAIAKLIFTLDGYKWLAALLWLVPKPLRNLGYQLFADNRDKMWKTTWAKANAYEQTFFKQSQVPTKE from the coding sequence ATGCCAATAGTTTATTACGATGATCGTTGTATTTATTGTTATAATTATGCCATTTGGTTAATACGTCACGGACTTTCTAGAAGTTATCAGTTTGTGCCGTTAAAAAGTACAGCAGGGGAAGCGTTGAAAAAAGCCCACCCTGAAGTGTTGGAATATAATAGTGTGGTACTCCAAGAAGGGGACCATCTCACATTTCAATCTACAGCGATTGCGAAATTGATTTTTACGTTAGATGGTTATAAATGGTTAGCTGCATTACTGTGGCTCGTTCCAAAACCGTTGCGAAATTTAGGTTATCAATTGTTTGCGGATAACCGTGATAAAATGTGGAAAACGACTTGGGCGAAAGCCAATGCTTATGAACAGACCTTTTTCAAACAAAGCCAAGTCCCTACAAAAGAATAA
- a CDS encoding S-ribosylhomocysteine lyase: MPIMNVESFNLDHTKVVAPYIRLAGKMQGLNGDDIYKYDIRFKQPNKEHMEMPGLHSLEHLMAENIRNHSDKVVDLSPMGCQTGFYVSFINHTDYDDVLNIVEQTLQDVLAADEVPACNEVQCGWAASHSLEGAKEIAQAFLDKRVQWHDVFGTGK, encoded by the coding sequence ATGCCAATAATGAACGTTGAAAGTTTTAATTTAGATCATACGAAAGTGGTCGCACCATATATTCGTCTTGCGGGTAAAATGCAAGGGCTCAATGGAGATGACATTTACAAATATGATATTCGCTTCAAACAACCTAACAAAGAACATATGGAAATGCCAGGACTTCATTCTTTAGAACATTTAATGGCTGAAAATATTCGTAACCATTCAGACAAAGTAGTCGACTTAAGTCCAATGGGTTGCCAAACAGGGTTCTACGTCTCTTTCATTAACCATACCGATTATGATGATGTGTTAAACATTGTCGAACAAACGTTACAAGATGTTTTAGCCGCTGATGAAGTGCCTGCGTGCAATGAAGTTCAATGCGGTTGGGCTGCTTCACACTCATTAGAAGGTGCAAAAGAAATCGCACAAGCCTTTTTAGACAAACGTGTCCAATGGCATGACGTCTTTGGTACTGGCAAATAA
- a CDS encoding DoxX family protein, giving the protein MKKLGRIVLGLAFIAIGVLHFTRERQFRNIVPAYLPLRKTAVLVTGVCEIVIGVLLVLRRPSNALKNWINAFLLAVFPANIYMARKKLPLGDKPLSDTALYGRLPMQFVLMYMIKKL; this is encoded by the coding sequence ATGAAAAAACTAGGTCGAATCGTATTAGGTCTCGCATTTATAGCAATTGGTGTCTTACATTTTACGAGAGAGCGCCAATTTAGAAATATTGTGCCGGCATATTTACCTTTACGTAAAACAGCTGTACTTGTGACAGGTGTGTGCGAAATTGTAATCGGTGTGTTGTTAGTGTTGCGACGCCCGTCAAACGCATTGAAAAATTGGATTAACGCATTTTTACTTGCCGTTTTTCCTGCCAACATTTATATGGCACGTAAAAAATTGCCATTAGGTGACAAACCATTATCGGATACTGCTTTATACGGACGTCTCCCGATGCAATTTGTATTGATGTATATGATTAAGAAATTATAG
- a CDS encoding pyrimidine-nucleoside phosphorylase, translating into MRMVDIIAKKRDGHALTKEEIEFVVKGYTNDDIPDYQMSSLAMAIFFQDMTDEERAHLTMAMVESGDQIDLSNIEGIKVDKHSTGGVGDTTTLVLAPLVAALDIPVAKMSGRGLGHTGGTIDKLESVEGFHVEISEETFVKLVNEDRVAVIGQTGNLTPADKKIYALRDVTATVNSIPLIASSIMSKKIAAGADAIVLDVKTGNGAFMKTVEDAEQLAHAMVKIGNQVGRQTMAMISDMSQPLGRAIGNALELQEAIDTLKGDGPEDLTELVLTLGSQMVVLAQKAKDLDEARGMLQEVIDNGKALEKFKTFLSNQGGDASVVDDPSKLPTAQYQFELPAKRSGVVSEMIANEIGIASMMLGAGRQTKEDVIDLAVGLVLNKKVGDRVEEGESLLTIYANSEDVEQVKQKLYDNITISDHAEQPQLIHTIITE; encoded by the coding sequence ATGAGAATGGTTGATATTATTGCTAAAAAAAGGGATGGACATGCTTTAACGAAAGAAGAAATTGAATTTGTCGTAAAGGGTTATACAAATGATGACATTCCTGATTATCAAATGTCTAGTTTAGCAATGGCAATTTTTTTCCAAGATATGACAGATGAAGAACGTGCGCACTTAACGATGGCGATGGTGGAATCGGGTGATCAAATCGACCTCTCTAACATTGAAGGGATTAAAGTCGACAAGCACTCAACAGGTGGTGTAGGTGATACAACGACACTTGTTCTTGCGCCATTAGTTGCGGCATTAGATATACCTGTTGCGAAAATGAGTGGTCGTGGTTTAGGTCATACAGGTGGCACGATTGATAAATTAGAATCAGTAGAAGGCTTCCACGTTGAAATTTCAGAAGAAACATTCGTGAAGTTAGTGAATGAAGATCGTGTAGCAGTCATTGGTCAAACAGGTAATTTAACGCCTGCAGACAAAAAGATTTATGCGCTCCGTGATGTAACAGCGACAGTGAACTCTATTCCATTAATTGCGTCATCAATTATGAGTAAAAAAATTGCAGCGGGTGCTGATGCGATTGTATTAGACGTTAAAACGGGTAACGGCGCATTTATGAAAACTGTTGAAGATGCTGAACAATTGGCACATGCAATGGTTAAAATTGGTAACCAAGTTGGACGTCAAACGATGGCGATGATTTCTGATATGAGCCAGCCACTCGGTCGTGCGATTGGTAACGCGCTCGAATTGCAAGAAGCGATCGATACGTTGAAAGGTGATGGTCCTGAAGATTTAACAGAACTTGTATTAACTTTAGGCTCTCAAATGGTTGTGCTTGCTCAAAAAGCGAAAGATTTAGATGAAGCACGTGGTATGTTACAAGAAGTGATTGATAACGGTAAAGCACTAGAAAAATTCAAAACATTCTTAAGCAATCAAGGTGGAGACGCATCTGTTGTCGATGATCCATCAAAATTACCAACGGCACAATATCAATTTGAATTACCAGCCAAACGTAGCGGTGTCGTTTCGGAAATGATTGCCAATGAAATCGGTATTGCTTCAATGATGTTAGGTGCGGGTCGTCAAACAAAAGAAGATGTCATTGATTTAGCAGTGGGGCTCGTATTGAACAAAAAAGTCGGTGATCGTGTAGAAGAAGGCGAATCATTATTGACGATTTATGCGAATAGTGAAGATGTAGAACAAGTCAAACAAAAATTGTATGATAACATTACTATTTCAGACCACGCAGAACAGCCACAGCTCATTCATACAATCATTACTGAATAA
- the deoD gene encoding purine-nucleoside phosphorylase gives MTQGTPHIQPNGKKIAKTVLMPGDPLRAKFIAENFLENVEQFNDVRNMFGYTGTYKGKEISVMGSGMGIPSIGIYSYELYHFFDVDTIIRIGSCGAMQEDIQLYDIIIGQGASTNSDYVDQFQIPGHFSPLADFDLVVKAKEKADEIGARAHVGNILSSDTFYNANPDFNQKWIEMGILGVEMESAGLYLNATKAGKKALGIFTVSDHLLRDEATTAEERQNSFTQMMEVALEIAE, from the coding sequence ATGACTCAAGGCACACCACACATTCAACCTAATGGTAAAAAAATTGCAAAAACAGTCTTAATGCCAGGTGATCCATTACGTGCAAAGTTTATTGCTGAAAACTTTTTAGAAAACGTTGAGCAATTTAACGACGTACGTAACATGTTTGGTTATACAGGTACGTATAAAGGTAAAGAAATCTCTGTAATGGGATCAGGTATGGGGATTCCAAGTATCGGTATTTATTCATACGAGCTTTATCATTTCTTTGATGTAGACACGATTATTCGTATCGGTTCTTGTGGTGCAATGCAAGAAGATATTCAACTTTACGATATTATTATTGGTCAAGGCGCATCAACAAACTCAGATTACGTAGATCAATTCCAAATTCCAGGTCACTTCTCCCCACTCGCTGACTTTGATTTAGTCGTGAAAGCGAAAGAAAAAGCTGATGAAATCGGTGCACGTGCCCACGTAGGTAACATTTTATCTTCAGATACATTCTACAATGCGAACCCAGACTTCAACCAAAAATGGATTGAGATGGGCATTTTAGGTGTTGAAATGGAATCCGCAGGTTTGTATTTAAATGCGACAAAAGCAGGCAAAAAAGCATTAGGTATTTTCACAGTGAGTGACCATTTACTTCGCGATGAAGCAACAACAGCAGAAGAGCGTCAAAATTCTTTCACACAAATGATGGAAGTCGCATTAGAAATCGCTGAATAA
- a CDS encoding M20 family metallopeptidase, which translates to MVTTVEQRILDYIDQHRWAYIDMSHQIHGRPELGNEEIFASRLLIENLKEHNFEVERDIAGHSTGFIATYDSEVEGPTISYLAEYDALPGLGHACGHNIIGTSSMLAAIALKQVVDDIGGKVILFGCPAEEGGENGSAKASYVREGLFDDVDVALMIHPGNETYSTIPTLAVDVLDIKFYGQSAHASENAAEARNALDAMLSYFNGVAQLRQHIKKTERVHGVILDGGQAANIIPDFTHARFYTRATTRKDLDVLTSRVHDIARGAAIQTGCDFEFEPIQNGVNEFIKSPLLDQLFEHYATELGEEVSHDDFGYGSTDTGNVSHVVPTIHPHVKIGPRSLVGHTHRFREAAASPMGDDALIKGAKMIALMGAKLIQDQTLLAEIQKEHQHKREK; encoded by the coding sequence ATGGTGACAACGGTAGAGCAACGTATTTTAGATTATATCGATCAACATAGATGGGCTTATATAGATATGAGTCATCAAATTCATGGACGTCCAGAACTCGGTAACGAAGAAATTTTTGCATCGCGTTTGCTGATTGAAAATTTAAAAGAACACAATTTTGAAGTTGAGCGCGACATTGCAGGGCATTCTACAGGTTTTATTGCGACATACGACTCGGAAGTTGAGGGGCCGACCATCAGTTATCTCGCTGAATATGATGCATTGCCAGGTTTAGGGCATGCTTGCGGTCATAATATTATTGGAACATCAAGCATGTTAGCAGCTATTGCATTAAAACAAGTGGTAGATGACATTGGCGGTAAAGTCATTCTGTTCGGTTGTCCGGCAGAAGAAGGTGGCGAAAATGGGAGTGCGAAGGCATCATACGTTCGAGAAGGGCTCTTTGACGACGTCGATGTTGCCTTAATGATTCATCCGGGTAATGAAACGTATTCGACTATTCCAACACTTGCTGTAGACGTACTAGATATTAAGTTTTACGGCCAAAGTGCGCACGCTTCAGAAAATGCTGCAGAAGCACGCAACGCTTTAGATGCAATGTTGAGCTATTTTAATGGGGTCGCACAACTCCGTCAACATATTAAAAAGACTGAACGTGTGCATGGCGTCATTTTAGATGGCGGTCAAGCAGCGAACATTATTCCTGACTTTACGCATGCGCGGTTTTACACACGTGCAACGACAAGAAAAGACTTGGATGTACTCACTTCAAGAGTGCATGATATTGCGCGTGGTGCAGCGATACAAACGGGATGTGATTTTGAATTTGAACCGATTCAAAACGGTGTGAACGAATTCATTAAATCACCGTTGTTAGATCAATTATTCGAACATTATGCAACGGAACTTGGTGAAGAAGTCAGTCATGATGATTTTGGCTACGGTTCGACTGATACGGGGAATGTCAGTCATGTCGTGCCAACGATTCATCCGCACGTCAAAATTGGTCCAAGAAGTTTAGTCGGCCATACTCACCGTTTTCGTGAAGCTGCAGCAAGTCCAATGGGGGATGACGCACTCATTAAAGGCGCAAAAATGATCGCATTAATGGGGGCCAAGTTAATACAAGATCAAACGTTATTAGCCGAGATACAAAAGGAGCATCAACATAAAAGGGAGAAATGA